A window of Streptomyces sp. NBC_01689 genomic DNA:
ACGGGGGTCAAGCTGAGCGCCCCGTCCGGGACGGACCGGGGGGCGTGGGGGGCGTCCTGCCCGACGGGCATCGCACCGGCGCCGGGGGCCTCCGGGAAGTAGTCCTGGCACGGTGACCCTGATCAGTCCCGGACGATGAACAGGCTCATGGCATGGACGTCCGTGCGGAGATCTTCGCTCCGTCCCGATCGAGCCCATCGCCCCCTCGCAGGGATGACGAGTGGGCTCACCCGGCCTCCCGCCATCGGGCCGGTCCGTGCGACAACCGAATCGCCGCCGCCTCACTCGTTCGAGCGGAGCGGACGTGCTCGTGCCCGTTAGGCTGAGGCGTGGGACAGAATCGCGCCCGTGGGAGCATCCATGACCACCCCAGCCGCTGAGCAACCCCTCATCCCCCAGCCGCCCGCAACGGTCGCCACGCTGCGGCAGGCCGTCAGTCAGATCGCGCCCGCCTCACTCCCCGCCTTCACCCGGGAGCTGGACCTGGCCGCGGACCAGTCCCGGCTGGGTTCCGATCTTGCCCCTCTCCGGCGGTTCATCACCCAGTGGGCCATCTATGTCCACATCCAGCGCCAGCCCGGCTTGGCCGCGGATTTCCGCCGCTGGGAGGACGCCGCCGGAGCGGGCGACGCCGCGCAGGCACGACAGGCCGCCGCCGAGATCGGACGGCTGCTCGACGAAGCCCACACGGCCCTCGGTCTCCCGGTCCGGTGAGTCCGGACTGGCTCTGGGAGTACGACCCTGATCACGACCACGTGGCAGGCGGCCTCCCGGCCCACGTCGTCGCGGAAGTCGAACGTCTCGCCGACCAGCTCGTCGAGCTCGCCCGTACGGGAATCGACGTCAGTGATCTCGGCAACGGCCCAAGACCGGGCGGTCTGCGTCGTATGGACGCGGCAGGCGGATGGTTCTACTTCCTCGTCGCCCCGCGCGCCCCACTCATCATCGTCGTCCGCATCGTGCCCCCGTTCGACGCCTTGTAGCGATCGCGTGGACGACCGACGAGATCACCGACGGCATCGCGGCCACCGAGCAGGACATCGCCAGTCTCGGTGAGTCCCCCGTCCAGGCCTGGCTGCTCGGGCACGTCAACGACGGGGACGGGCCCCGAGAGCAGGCTGTCGTGATCGGGCGGATCATCCGCGAAGACGACGGCCGTATCCAGTGGATCGGGGGCCTGCCGCAAGGGTGCGTCGGCGCACCGGTGTTCATCAGCGCGCCCCGCGGCGAGAACAGTTCCATTCCACGGCCGGCTTGCTTGGTCGCTGGATCGGGCAGCGGGTCGAAAATCGATGGTCATCTGAGCTGACCGGGCCCACTCTGTAGGCCATGGAAGAACCGCTCCGCAGGATCCGCGCGCTCCACACGGCGTCCACGATCACCGCCTATCAGGCATACCGCCCCGAGATCGGCGGACCCGCCGCTCGCAAGGGTCGTTTCCCCGCCGCGTGGAAGCCTGACCGCATGACGTGGATCAAGCCCAGTTTCCTGTGGATGATGTACCGCTCCGGCTGGGGCACGAAGGAGGGTCAGGAGACCGTCCTCGCCGTCGAGATCACTCGCGACGGCTTCGACTGGGCGCTGCGCAACGCGTGCCTTTCGCACTACGTCCGTGGACTGCACCCCGATCGGGTCACCTGGCAGCGTGACCTCAAGCGCGCACCGGCCCGTGTCCAGTGGGATCCCGAACGCGATCTGCACCTGCGTCCCCTGCCGCACCGCTCGCTCCAACTGGGGCTCTCGGGCGAGGCGTCGGCGCGCTACGCGGACGAGTGGATCGTGTCCATCAGCGACGTGACCCCGCTCGCCCACGAGATCCACGCGCTCGTCAGGGACGGCGACCCGGACGCAGCGACCCGACTGCTCCCCCAGGAGCAGGAGTACCCCGCCGGCGAGGAGCTCCTGGCCCACCTGGGTTCCTGACGGGCGACAGGGGCAAAACCGCCGGGGCCACCCACGGGCGGCCTCGCGGGATCAATGATGTGCTGGGCGACCGCGTGGGCACTGCGGGCCGGTACGGGCCGCCCTGGAGGCTTGATGCGGCCGGTGTGCACGCTGTCATGCGGAAGCCACCACCTCGCCCGCCATGACCTGGGGAGGGTTGGGCAACAGTGCCGCAAGGTTGTCCCGCACGAAGTCCGCGGCCCTCGAGATCGATTCCTCGGCACCGGCCTGGTCCTGGAAGACGCTGGTCGAGACCATCACTCCGCCCCCGGTATCGATCCAGTAGTAGGCCACGAAGCCGGAGACCTGGCGCATGAGTGCCACGAACCCATCGTTCACGAGACGTGCCGCCTCGGCCGAATCGGTCACCCCTTCGTACCGCCGGACTGCTGCGTACATCGCCAAACTCCTCGCGGCGTTCTGGGTTCGTCCCTACTGAGACGACGTACCCCTGCGACGACCGCCTGGCTCACGAGGCGTCCGGCAGTCACCTGAAGGGCCGCCTCGGGCGATCCGAACGGCGGCCGCCGGCCCGGGCACACGACCCCGCGCATGTCTCCACGAGACGGCATCGACGTGGAGTGGAGCAGCCTCGGACGGTGACTGCCCTCGATGGCGTACAGCGTGGGCCCGGCCCGGCCTCGCGACCACCGATTTTCGACGCCCTCCATGCGCACCCGGCGATCCGCGTGCCGGTGGTGGCCGTCCGCTGTGCAGCGCGGACTGCCCGCCGTCCGGAGCGGACTTTTCCCCACCCTGTGGAAGGGGGACCGCGGGACGTCGATCGGCAAGCAGTTCGAACGGGCGTCAGCTCGGGTTCTGGGCCCGTCGGCGGCGTACGACGACGAGCGTGCCCGCACCCGTGACCATCGCCGCGGCGGCCACACCGGCGATCGGCAGCGCCGAGGACCCGGTCGCCGCCAGAGCGCCGCCGTTCGTCGCCGTCCCGTCACCGCCGGTCGACGACGACCCGCCGACCGACCCGCCGCCCGAACCACCGGCCGACCCGCCCGAACCACCACTGGACGACCCACCGGTCCCGCCGGCCGACCCACCGCCCGAGCCGGCCGATCCGCCGGTCGACCCGCCCGTCGAGCCCGTCGGCCCGCCGCCCGTGACGTCCAGGGTGATGTCGGCCCTGTCGTTGGTCTTGTCGGGGTCGAACGGCCGTGCCTCGGTGCTCAGGGCGACGGAGCCCTTGGCGTGCGCCGCGCGCTTGTCGATCTTCAGCTGGAAGGTGTAGGTCTCCTGGCCGTCCTCGTTGAGCGCCGGCGCCCTCATGCCGCAGCGGTAGGCCTTCCCCTCGGCCCGGCAGAACATGGCGGTCTTGACGACCGACGTCCCGGCGGGCGGCGTGATCACGACGCTCACGGCCTTGTCCCCGGGCCGGGGCATGATCCAGGCGGGCCCGGCGTTGTGGAACTCCACCTTCATCGGAACGGTGTCCCCGACGCGCCCCTTCAGCGCGGCACCCGTCACCTGGTAGTCGGCCGTGTTGACGGCGGTGACGGGCACGTCGACGACCTGCCGGGTCCCCTCACCCCCGGCCTGCCTCTCGACCAGTTCCAGCGCGGGCGCGGTTCCCGTCACCGGCTCGGAGCCGTTGTCGTCCGGCCCCGGCTCGTCCGCCCCGACGCGCAGGCGCAGCTCGTCGTGGAACGCGCGGTCCAGGGCGGTGACCCGGAACGGCCTGTCGGTCGTATAGACGACGCCCGGCTCCACCGCCTGGTCGAACCCGCACACCACGGTCAGCCTCTCGGGCATCTCGTCGTAGGGCCGGACACGCTGGCTCCAGCAGTTGGAGGGAATCTCCGCGACGTCGAGCCCCCGGGTGACGGCATAGGTGACCCAGACCTTCTCGGCGGCTCCGGTGCCCTTGTTCGACACGGCGGCCGACACGTCGAAGGTGCTCCCCGGTTTCACCCCGCTGATCGGCTCGACACCTCCGACGGTCAGTTCGGGTGCGGTGTCGTCGGCGAAGGCGGCGGGAGCCGCGGCCAGCGCGATCAGGCCGGCGGCGCCGAGGGCGGCAACAGCGGCACGGGAGGCGCGACGGTGGTGCGGGAGCATCGGCATGGAGAGGACCTCTGTCGGAGCGCGGGCGAACGGGAGGTGTCCTCCGGGAGAACACCACTGCCCTCGCTAGACTCCTGCCGCCCCCGAACAGTTGCACGGCCGAGCCACCGCATCCCACCGGCCGACGTACGCACCGTGGAATACGTACATCCGGCTCCTGACCTCCCGGCCCGCGGAACGGACGGAGCGGGGCGAAACCGGAGAGTCGCGGACGCGGACCTCGGGGAGGAACATCGGAGGCATGTAGGCAAGGTGGTGGCTATGGGGATGCCGTCGATGCATTTCAGCGAGAGCCCCGAGGACCCGTTCGCCCTCGGCCGCGGTGCCTCGGCCGTACTGGACGACCGGGGCGCCGTGGTCGGCTGGAGCGCACGGGCGCAGGAGCTGCTGGGCTATCCGGCCGGTGAGGTGATCGGACGGGCGTGGCAGGACCTCCTGGTGGACGCCCGTGACCTGCCCGTCGTACGGCCCGTCGTCGTGGAGGCGCTGCGGACGGGAGGCTGGTTCGGGGTCCTGCCCGTCCGGCACCGCGACGGACGGACCGTGGAGATGGGCTTCCGGGCCCGCGCGGTCATCAGGGACGGCGACCGTCGGGAATGGGTCCTGGTCGGAGCCCCCGCCGCCGAGGTCTTCGCCTGGCAGCGCGACCGTGCGCTGCTGGACGGCCTGTACCACCGGTCCCCGATCGGTCTGGTGATCCACGGCCCGGACAGGAAGGTGATCCGGGTCAACCGAGCGGTCGAGAAGGCGAGCGGTGTGCCGGCCGAGGCACCGGTGGGTCACCGCCCCCGCGAGTTCATGGTCGACGAGGACGCGGGACCGGCCGAGGAGCGGGTGCGGCACGTCCTGGAGACCGGCGAACCGCTGATCTTCACGGAACAGTCGGCGCGGGCCCGCCACGATCCGGGCCGGGAGCGGATCGTGTCCGTCTCGGCGTTCCGGATGGAGGATCCCTCCGGCCGGATCCTCGGCGTGGCCGAGACGATCGAGGACGTGACCGACCGCCACCGCGCCCGCCGCAGGCTCGCCCTGATGAACGAGGCGAGCGCCCGGATCGGAACCTCGCTCGACGTGACGCAGACGGCCCGGGAGCTGGCCGAGGTGGCCGCGGACGGCCTGGCCGACTACTGCTCGGTGGACCTCCTGCAGCCGGTGACGGTCGGCGACGAGCCGCATCCCGCCGTGACCGGCCCGCTGCTGCGGGTGGCCCTCTCGCCCGCGGAACGGCGGGTCCCGTACCAGGAGGGCGAGGTCGTCCCGCTCCTTCCGGACTCCCCGCAGGCGCGCTGTCTGGCCGAGCGGCGCCCGATCCTCGACCGGCTGCTGGCCCTCCGGCCCGAGTGGTACGCCATGGACCGGCGGCGCATCGAGATCGCCATGGGCCTGGGCGTCCACTCGCTGATCGTGGTGCCCCTGGTCGCGCGCGGTCTCGTCCTGGGCGTGGTGAGTCTGTGGCGTGTGGGTCACTCGGAGCCCTTCGAGGACGACGATGCCGCGGTGGCCCACGAGCTCTCCTCGCGTGCGGCCGTCTGCATCGACAACGCGCGCCGCTTCACCCAGCAGCAGAGCGCCGCGCTGACGCTCCAGCGCAGTCTGCTGCCGAGCGCGGCGTCCGACCTGCCCGCGGTCGAGGTGGCCTGCCGCTACCTCCCGGCGAGCGGTGAACCGGGCATCGGCGGTGACTGGTTCGACGTGATCCCGCTGTCCGGGGCCCGGGTCGCGCTCGTCGTCGGGGACGTGGTCGGCCACGGGATCCACGCCGCGGCCTCGATGGGCCGCCTGCGCGCCGCCGTACGCACCCTGGCCAGCCTCGATCTGGAACCGGACGAGGTGGTGGCGCGCCTCGACGACCTGGTCAGCCTGCTCGCCGCCGAACTGGAGGCGAACGCCGGCGGCAGCGGGTCCGCGGTGGAGCAGATGCTCGGGGCGACCTGCGTGTACGCGGTCTACGACCCCGTCTCCCGGCACTGCTCCCTGGCCCGTGCCGGACACCCGGCCCCGGTGGTGTCCACCCCGGACGGCGAGGTGACCGTGCTCGACCTGCCCGCGGGGCCGCCGCTGGGGCTCGGCGGACTGCCGTTCGAGACGTACGACCTCGATCTCCCCGAGGGCAGCCTGCTCACGCTCTACACCAACGGTCTTCTGGAGGCGCGCAACGGCGACGTCGACGCCGCGCTGGAACGCCTGCAGGCGTGTCTCACCCACGCCGTCGATCCCCTGGAGAGCACCTGCCGCGCCGTGGTCGAGGCGCTGCTGCCGAAGGAGCACCTGCCCACCGACGACGTCGCGCTGCTCATCGCCCGTACCAGGGTGCTTCCGCCGCAGGACGTCGCCATCTGGGAACTTCCCCTGGAGGCGACCGCCGCCGCCCGCGCC
This region includes:
- a CDS encoding DUF4291 domain-containing protein, yielding MEEPLRRIRALHTASTITAYQAYRPEIGGPAARKGRFPAAWKPDRMTWIKPSFLWMMYRSGWGTKEGQETVLAVEITRDGFDWALRNACLSHYVRGLHPDRVTWQRDLKRAPARVQWDPERDLHLRPLPHRSLQLGLSGEASARYADEWIVSISDVTPLAHEIHALVRDGDPDAATRLLPQEQEYPAGEELLAHLGS
- a CDS encoding SpoIIE family protein phosphatase, whose amino-acid sequence is MGMPSMHFSESPEDPFALGRGASAVLDDRGAVVGWSARAQELLGYPAGEVIGRAWQDLLVDARDLPVVRPVVVEALRTGGWFGVLPVRHRDGRTVEMGFRARAVIRDGDRREWVLVGAPAAEVFAWQRDRALLDGLYHRSPIGLVIHGPDRKVIRVNRAVEKASGVPAEAPVGHRPREFMVDEDAGPAEERVRHVLETGEPLIFTEQSARARHDPGRERIVSVSAFRMEDPSGRILGVAETIEDVTDRHRARRRLALMNEASARIGTSLDVTQTARELAEVAADGLADYCSVDLLQPVTVGDEPHPAVTGPLLRVALSPAERRVPYQEGEVVPLLPDSPQARCLAERRPILDRLLALRPEWYAMDRRRIEIAMGLGVHSLIVVPLVARGLVLGVVSLWRVGHSEPFEDDDAAVAHELSSRAAVCIDNARRFTQQQSAALTLQRSLLPSAASDLPAVEVACRYLPASGEPGIGGDWFDVIPLSGARVALVVGDVVGHGIHAAASMGRLRAAVRTLASLDLEPDEVVARLDDLVSLLAAELEANAGGSGSAVEQMLGATCVYAVYDPVSRHCSLARAGHPAPVVSTPDGEVTVLDLPAGPPLGLGGLPFETYDLDLPEGSLLTLYTNGLLEARNGDVDAALERLQACLTHAVDPLESTCRAVVEALLPKEHLPTDDVALLIARTRVLPPQDVAIWELPLEATAAARARELATAKLTEWGLEELAFTTELVASELVTNTYRYAEGPVTLRLIRTHCLICEVSDTSHTSPHLRRALSTDEGGRGLFLVAQLTERWGTRYTHDGKTVWTEQSLPHT